In the Aquabacterium sp. NJ1 genome, CAAACGACCCGTCAGTCCAATTGAGCAGGATGTCTGTGTTGGCGCCAATGGTTCGCTCATTGACGTCCAGGTTCAGGTGGGCCATCCACTTCCCCAGCTCAATCAGCTTCGCTTCGCTGACCTTGCTACCCTGAATCCATTTGCTGCGGTCACCCCAAGGGGTCTCTTGAATGATCTTTGTCCGATCACTGTTCCGCATGATGTTGATCTGCTGAAAGATCGCCAAAACGATCAGTCCGCCAATGATGAGCCTGCTCCATTTCTTGTCTTTTTGCAGGTTGCCAAGCTCGTTTTTGTGGATGCTGTCGTCCATGATCACCCGATCATTTCTCTGTAAACCGAAGGCGGTGTAGCCTTGAACTTCCCCGCCCAAATGCTGTTGGGTAGGTTCCAGTGGAACCAGTGCTTCATGTAACCCGCTGGATTCGCCTCGCGTGTCTTGTGCCAATGGAAGCCGATGAACGACACCACGGCAAAAGTGGGTACGTACGAACGCATGGCAAAGCCACCCAGGGCGAGCATGCCCAACACAGCAGCGATGTCCGCATCAAGAAACAACACCTTCCAGGGTGTTTTGATGCGGTGCACGATGTGCATGTCTGGATCGGGCACGCTCATTCCCTTGCTCCCTTGCTTAGATCAGAGCGCCAGACAGGGTGACGGCGGCACCCAGACCAGCAGCCAGGAACACGATGAAGCCGATGAACTTCATCACGGCACCCATGGCCTGAGCAGCCAGCATGGCCAGGCCAGCGGCAACGAAGCCGATCAGGACCAGCAGTTGCTTACCGTAGCCGTTGGTGATGTCGTTCAGCAGGTCAAACGCGGGCTTCAAGGCCGTGCCAGTGGTACCGGCTGCGTGGCCCAGCGACATCAGTGCTGCGAGGACCAGCATCACCACGAAAGTGATGGTTGCGGCCTTCTTGAACGAAGCCAGGTTCAGGTTGAAGGAAGGGCGGAAAGATGCGATGGCATTCATGCTTGTGACTCCAGAGAATGGTTTGACAAATGGTTGAGTTTTTCCAGATCCAACTGCATCCGGCTTCGCGCTGCGCTCTCCATCGCTGCATGTAATTCCGGCCGTTCCTTCACGACGGCAATCACGCCCTCGATCAGGTAGCGGTAATCCATGCGAGGCGATGCGCCCGCTTGCACTTGCTTGATCCAATCGATCAAGTCATCGCTCACCAGCACGCTTTTCACGCCCGGTATGCGCTTCCTTGGTGGAATCTGGTGGTATTCCCGCACTTCTTCACTTCCGCTCTTCAATTCGTTGGTTCCCATGTGACCCTCGGTTAGTTGTCCTTGCTTGGATCGATGTCGCTCGTTCCATAGATTTCGACCTCAGCCCGTCGATTCAAGGATCGCCCGGACTTGGACTTGTTCTCCGCGATGTAGCAGCACAAGCCTTTGCTCTGGACCGCGACCCTGTTCTTCTCAACCGACACAAGCACATCACGCATCTGCAGCATGACGGCGAGGGCACGTTGATTTGCCAGGCGGTCGTTGGCGTCACCAGGGCCTGTGGCATCAGTACGCCCCACCACTCGCACACGTGTGGCGTTAGCCATCAGCGGCCCCAGTTGCGCCAGCTTGGCCTTCTCTTGTGCACTGAGAACCGCGCTGTTCCACGCAAAATGGACGATGGCCCTGCCGATCACCTTTTCCTGCGGCGCCAGCGTCGGCGATGTAGGTGATGACGCTGGCTCAGACGGCACTGCTGGCTTCACATCAACCGCCTGCTGGACCACCGGGGTCTCTTGTCCCTTTACCTCAGGCCATCCAATCGTTTTTGCTGTCCGCTGCGGGCAGTACGACACTGTGCAGTCAACAAACTTTGGCCCCACATCAGTGGGTACCTGTTGAACCGACTCCCTCACCTGCGTCTGTCCATGCTGCGGAAGCTTGTCTCCCGTAGCGCAGGCTGAGAGCATGCCGGTGATGGCCAGTGACACACCGACCCTTGTCATTGGCATCCTCATGAACGTCCCCGTTCCTTTTGCTTGTCCTGGGTGCTTTTTTCAGTCGCTTCGACCATTTGCATCTTCTTGAATACTCGCCACACGTATGTCTGCCTTGCTTTTGCACACGCGGCTCCCTTCAGTTGGGTGCATGCTGCGTTGTAGGCTCCAACGGCCTCCCACGTGTTTCCATACTTCTTGAACTCATGCGCCAGGATCCAAGCACCGACATCGATGCTCATACACGCATCGTTCAGCTTGTCTGACTTGATCCCGTATTCCTTCTCAAGCAAGGGGAACCAGCTGCTGTTGATCTGCATGAGCCCAGCATCGACGGTCTTTGTCCGCTTGATGTGCGTCAGGTTTTTTGCTGTCTGGACCCCTGACGACTCGGCCAAGGCGATACCCTTCAGCAATAGCGGGCTCAGCTGGTATTTGTGCCCTGCGGCGACAAAGCAGGAGTGGTACGCGGGCATCACCAACTCAGCACGCGCTGGCGAGCACATCACCACCATCAGCATGGTGATCAGTGCAATGCAGCCGTGAATCTGAGTCCGCTTTTCCACGTTCTTACGCCCTTGGTTCTTTGTGCTGAGAAAGGCCAGGGGATCTCTCCCCTGGCTAAACAGCAAGTCGTGACTCTTGGGGAAGCCACGGAGCTAGTGTGTAAAAACAACCCTTTTCTCTCAACGTCAAAAGTCGATTTTTGATAGGCGGGTGGTTGAGACTTTTTGCACACTCCATCAGGTAGGCCCAATAGGCACCGTGCTTGCGCTCAGTAATGGGGTAACGGACTGACTGAAAGGGCCGGCCAGACCGCTGCGCTTTAGACCGCTTGCGGTCTGGCCAAAAGGCCTCAATGGGTAACGGACATGAATACACTAAGGGGGCAACCCCTCAGCTAAGGGGTAAAGGGGTGGCGAAGATGGCCACCCGTCCCATGCGTTAGGACTGTTGCAGCGGAAAGCTGCAGCAAAGAAAAAGGCTT is a window encoding:
- a CDS encoding lytic transglycosylase domain-containing protein — encoded protein: MLFSQGRDPLAFLSTKNQGRKNVEKRTQIHGCIALITMLMVVMCSPARAELVMPAYHSCFVAAGHKYQLSPLLLKGIALAESSGVQTAKNLTHIKRTKTVDAGLMQINSSWFPLLEKEYGIKSDKLNDACMSIDVGAWILAHEFKKYGNTWEAVGAYNAACTQLKGAACAKARQTYVWRVFKKMQMVEATEKSTQDKQKERGRS
- a CDS encoding OmpA family protein, with the translated sequence MSLAITGMLSACATGDKLPQHGQTQVRESVQQVPTDVGPKFVDCTVSYCPQRTAKTIGWPEVKGQETPVVQQAVDVKPAVPSEPASSPTSPTLAPQEKVIGRAIVHFAWNSAVLSAQEKAKLAQLGPLMANATRVRVVGRTDATGPGDANDRLANQRALAVMLQMRDVLVSVEKNRVAVQSKGLCCYIAENKSKSGRSLNRRAEVEIYGTSDIDPSKDN
- the traL gene encoding type IV conjugative transfer system protein TraL; translated protein: MSVPDPDMHIVHRIKTPWKVLFLDADIAAVLGMLALGGFAMRSYVPTFAVVSFIGFHWHKTREANPAGYMKHWFHWNLPNSIWAGKFKATPPSVYREMIG